A genome region from Streptomyces antimycoticus includes the following:
- a CDS encoding LCP family protein produces MDAQGPGGAGDFDPADQWVFDPNTGNYELRLNPAETSEDTTELRRVTRSSSGDGATDSEPRGRRRAAKREPEKETGPVSRRKPKPKKSKTKKALYWGSGTLAFLLVGGSAAAYFVYQHLNNNISKIDVGENNAAVSDGPMNILLIGTDRRDGKGNEGYGDAGSVGHADTTLLFHVSADRSNATVLSFPRDMITDVPDCTVKEDGQEKTIPGEEEVRFNTSLGQEGRNPYCTWQTVEKITGLNISHFMMADFNAVKEMSTAVGGVDICLGKDINDPKSHLNLKKGRHTVKGEQALAFVRTRHAVGFGGDLDRIKLQQQFLSSLMRKMKDSGTLTSPGKMWDLAQTATKALTVDTGIGTVSKLASLGKNLSKVDLKNVTFATIPVVDNTDGATVLLDKTKAEPLFSMVRQDVSLTEVKKKEKAAKDEQAARLKGPKSDPAEVRVKVLNGSGQFGAAQETVDWMQNTEGMLLTSNGGNAPSELKKTTLEYAPNQADQARRLADSMGLPASAMKEGTKDAEPKAEMSLTLGADFKGAGTPISAPTKAPKDIQRVEADDKNVCAK; encoded by the coding sequence GTGGACGCGCAAGGCCCTGGCGGGGCGGGTGACTTCGACCCAGCCGATCAGTGGGTATTCGACCCGAATACGGGCAATTACGAGCTGCGGCTGAACCCCGCCGAGACATCGGAGGACACCACCGAGCTGCGACGGGTCACCAGATCGTCGAGCGGTGACGGCGCCACCGACTCCGAGCCGAGGGGGCGCCGCCGCGCGGCCAAACGGGAGCCGGAGAAGGAGACCGGCCCGGTCAGCCGTCGCAAGCCGAAGCCGAAGAAGTCGAAGACGAAGAAGGCGCTGTACTGGGGCAGTGGCACCCTGGCCTTCCTGCTGGTGGGCGGTTCGGCCGCGGCGTACTTCGTCTATCAGCACCTCAACAACAACATCAGCAAGATCGACGTCGGCGAGAACAACGCCGCGGTCTCCGACGGCCCGATGAACATCCTGCTGATCGGCACCGACCGGCGCGACGGCAAGGGCAATGAGGGGTACGGCGACGCGGGGAGCGTCGGTCACGCCGACACCACGCTGCTCTTCCACGTCTCCGCGGACCGCTCGAACGCGACGGTGCTGAGCTTCCCGCGCGACATGATCACCGACGTCCCGGACTGCACCGTGAAGGAAGACGGCCAGGAGAAGACCATCCCGGGCGAGGAGGAGGTGCGGTTCAACACCAGCCTGGGCCAGGAGGGCCGCAACCCCTACTGCACCTGGCAGACGGTGGAGAAGATCACCGGCCTGAACATCAGCCACTTCATGATGGCCGACTTCAACGCGGTCAAGGAGATGTCCACGGCGGTCGGCGGGGTGGACATCTGCCTCGGCAAGGACATCAACGACCCCAAGTCGCACCTGAACCTGAAGAAGGGGCGGCACACGGTCAAGGGCGAGCAGGCCCTGGCGTTCGTCCGGACCCGGCACGCCGTCGGCTTCGGCGGCGACCTGGACCGCATCAAGCTCCAGCAGCAGTTCCTGAGCTCGCTGATGCGCAAGATGAAGGACAGCGGGACACTCACCAGCCCGGGCAAGATGTGGGACCTGGCCCAGACCGCCACCAAGGCGCTCACCGTGGACACCGGGATCGGCACCGTCTCCAAGCTGGCCTCACTGGGGAAGAACCTGAGCAAGGTCGACCTCAAGAACGTCACCTTCGCGACCATCCCGGTCGTCGACAACACCGACGGTGCGACCGTGCTGCTCGACAAGACCAAGGCCGAGCCGCTGTTCTCCATGGTCCGCCAGGACGTCTCCCTGACCGAGGTCAAGAAGAAGGAGAAGGCGGCCAAGGACGAGCAGGCGGCGCGGCTGAAGGGGCCGAAGTCCGATCCCGCCGAGGTCCGGGTCAAGGTGCTCAACGGCAGCGGGCAGTTCGGCGCCGCCCAGGAGACCGTCGACTGGATGCAGAACACCGAGGGGATGCTCCTCACCAGCAACGGCGGAAACGCTCCGTCAGAGCTGAAGAAGACGACGCTGGAGTACGCTCCCAACCAGGCCGACCAGGCGCGTCGGCTGGCCGACAGCATGGGGCTGCCCGCCTCCGCCATGAAGGAAGGCACCAAGGACGCCGAACCGAAGGCGGAGATGAGCCTGACGCTGGGCGCGGACTTCAAGGGCGCCGGCACACCGATCTCCGCTCCGACGAAGGCGCCGAAGGACATTCAGAGGGTCGAGGCCGACGACAAGAACGTCTGCGCCAAGTGA
- a CDS encoding TIGR03089 family protein, whose amino-acid sequence MNATDRTPADLLGSALAADPSRPLVTFYDDATGERVELSVATFANWVAKTANLLQDDLAAAPGDRCALLLPAHWQTAVWLVACSSVGVLVDIGGDPASADLVVSGPDTLKEARECSGERVALSLQPLGGRFPQLPEGFADYAVEVPSQGDRFAPYSPVDPEAPALTVGGVELTSAEVVERAHADAAAQGLGPGSRILSGLPYDSWEGLSYGLYAPLATGGSVVLCRHLDRLDEKGLAGRKESERVTATTL is encoded by the coding sequence GTGAACGCCACCGATCGCACCCCCGCCGACCTGCTGGGATCCGCGCTCGCCGCGGACCCGTCCCGCCCGCTCGTGACCTTCTACGACGATGCCACGGGCGAACGCGTCGAACTCTCCGTGGCCACCTTCGCCAATTGGGTGGCGAAGACCGCCAATCTGCTCCAGGACGATCTGGCCGCCGCGCCGGGCGACCGATGCGCACTGCTGCTGCCCGCCCACTGGCAGACCGCCGTGTGGCTGGTGGCCTGTTCCTCGGTCGGGGTCCTCGTGGACATCGGGGGCGACCCGGCCTCCGCCGATCTCGTCGTCAGCGGCCCGGACACCCTCAAGGAGGCACGGGAGTGCTCCGGTGAGCGGGTGGCGCTGTCGCTGCAGCCGCTGGGCGGCCGGTTCCCCCAGCTGCCGGAGGGGTTCGCGGACTACGCCGTGGAGGTGCCCAGCCAGGGCGACCGCTTCGCCCCGTACTCCCCGGTGGACCCGGAGGCGCCCGCGCTGACCGTCGGCGGTGTGGAGCTGACGAGTGCGGAGGTGGTGGAGCGGGCGCACGCCGACGCCGCCGCGCAGGGGCTCGGGCCCGGTTCGCGGATCCTCTCGGGGCTTCCGTACGACAGCTGGGAGGGACTGTCGTACGGGCTGTACGCACCGCTGGCCACCGGTGGTTCGGTGGTGCTCTGCCGCCATCTGGACCGGCTGGACGAGAAGGGGCTGGCCGGGCGCAAGGAGAGCGAGCGCGTCACCGCGACCACGCTCTGA
- a CDS encoding peptidoglycan recognition protein family protein, which produces MTAPGGDAPAPAPADRGVAAPRVRPFSLVGVVWDQPSADLRGRVQVRTRAVGGAWSPWRELLPYGDEAPDPDSPELRGVRAHGGTAPLWVGASDGVQARVRPEGVVAGDGGAGGGAGADAGTSADAAAGASAGVDGGASAGVDGGAVADAGAGARAAALPSGLRLELIDPGEAPAPPPDRAVLRALPAHPVPTAGSAAPGARPSAEAPGKPSWGPSGVSRWSARPFPRPSRPSTIRPSKPSVRPSWPSRWSAKPSSPRPSRSSAKPLPYPSTHTTPATPSTPPPDVLAEEATKANAARYSAPRPSIVTRAGWGADEKIRETGHVYSKTVKVAFIHHTVTGNKYSCSQAPSVMRSIYRYHVKSLGWRDYGYNFTIDKCGKIYEGRSGGVTKAVRGAHTLGFNTNSMGVAVLGTFSTKKPSAKAVKAIAKLTAWKLGLFKRNPRGTTHLVSGGGNKYKKGANVKLHVIAGHRDGFATECPGKDLYKKLGSVRKTAARLQGR; this is translated from the coding sequence GTGACCGCACCCGGCGGCGACGCTCCGGCCCCGGCCCCGGCCGACCGGGGCGTCGCCGCGCCGCGCGTACGGCCGTTCTCGCTCGTCGGCGTCGTCTGGGACCAGCCCTCCGCCGACCTCCGCGGCCGGGTACAGGTCCGCACCCGCGCGGTGGGCGGCGCGTGGTCGCCATGGCGCGAGCTGCTGCCGTACGGAGACGAGGCCCCCGACCCCGACTCGCCCGAACTCCGCGGCGTACGGGCCCACGGCGGCACCGCGCCGCTGTGGGTCGGCGCATCGGACGGCGTCCAGGCGCGGGTGCGGCCGGAAGGGGTGGTGGCTGGGGATGGGGGCGCGGGCGGGGGCGCCGGTGCGGACGCGGGCACGAGTGCGGATGCGGCCGCGGGCGCGAGTGCGGGTGTGGACGGGGGCGCGAGTGCGGGTGTGGACGGAGGCGCCGTCGCGGACGCTGGCGCGGGTGCCCGGGCGGCGGCTCTGCCGTCCGGGCTGCGACTGGAGCTGATCGACCCCGGCGAGGCCCCGGCGCCGCCCCCGGACCGGGCCGTACTGCGCGCTCTTCCGGCGCATCCGGTGCCGACGGCGGGGAGTGCCGCGCCGGGTGCGAGGCCGTCGGCGGAGGCGCCCGGGAAGCCGTCCTGGGGACCCTCCGGGGTGTCGAGGTGGTCCGCGAGGCCGTTCCCCAGGCCGTCGAGGCCATCCACCATCAGGCCCTCCAAACCGTCCGTCAGGCCGTCCTGGCCCTCCAGGTGGTCCGCGAAGCCGTCGTCCCCCAGACCCTCCAGGTCATCCGCCAAGCCACTGCCGTACCCCTCCACCCACACCACGCCCGCCACCCCCTCCACGCCGCCGCCCGACGTACTCGCCGAGGAGGCGACCAAGGCGAACGCCGCCCGCTACAGCGCGCCGCGGCCCAGCATCGTCACCCGCGCGGGCTGGGGCGCCGACGAGAAGATCCGTGAAACGGGCCACGTCTACAGCAAGACCGTGAAGGTCGCCTTCATCCACCACACCGTGACGGGCAATAAGTACAGCTGCTCCCAGGCGCCCTCCGTTATGCGCAGTATCTACCGCTACCACGTGAAGAGCCTGGGATGGCGCGATTACGGCTACAACTTCACCATCGACAAGTGCGGAAAAATCTACGAGGGCCGCTCCGGCGGTGTGACCAAAGCCGTACGCGGAGCGCACACGCTGGGCTTCAACACCAACAGCATGGGCGTCGCTGTCCTCGGTACTTTCTCCACCAAGAAGCCCTCCGCCAAGGCCGTGAAGGCCATCGCCAAGCTCACCGCGTGGAAACTGGGTCTCTTCAAGCGAAATCCGCGTGGCACCACGCATCTGGTGTCCGGCGGCGGCAACAAGTACAAAAAGGGCGCCAACGTAAAGCTCCATGTGATCGCGGGTCACCGCGACGGCTTCGCCACCGAGTGCCCCGGCAAGGACCTCTACAAGAAGCTCGGTTCGGTACGGAAGACAGCCGCCCGCCTCCAGGGGCGCTGA
- a CDS encoding sugar phosphate nucleotidyltransferase: MTIAPATPSPEAILLVGGKGTRLRPMTVHTPKPMVPAAGVPFLTHQLARARAAGVEHIVLATSYLAEVFEPYFGDGSALGLHLEYVTEEEPLGTGGAIRNVASRLRSGPDDPVLIFNGDILTGLDIRALVDNHRTTGADVSLHLTRVPDPRAYGLVPTDEQGRVTAFLEKPQTPEEIVTDQINAGAYVFNRSVIDTIPADRPVSVERETFPGLLAAGAHLQGMVDSTYWLDLGTPQAFVRGSADLVLGRAPSPAVPGRCGDRLVLDSASVAGDAKLTGGTVIGPQARVGAGARIDGSTVLEGAVVEEGAQVCDSLVGAGARIGARTVLQGAVVGDGALVGPDNELRDGVRVWCGADIPAGAVRFSSDQ; this comes from the coding sequence GTGACCATTGCGCCAGCAACGCCATCGCCAGAGGCGATCCTCCTGGTCGGCGGCAAGGGAACCCGGTTGCGCCCGATGACGGTGCACACTCCCAAGCCGATGGTCCCGGCGGCCGGCGTTCCGTTTCTGACCCACCAACTCGCCCGCGCCCGCGCCGCCGGGGTCGAGCACATCGTGCTCGCCACCTCTTATCTGGCGGAGGTCTTCGAGCCGTACTTCGGTGACGGCTCCGCGCTCGGTCTGCACCTGGAGTACGTCACGGAGGAGGAACCCCTCGGCACCGGCGGCGCCATCCGCAACGTCGCCTCCCGGCTGCGCTCGGGCCCCGACGACCCGGTGCTGATCTTCAACGGCGATATCCTCACCGGCCTCGACATCCGCGCCCTCGTCGACAACCACCGCACGACGGGCGCCGATGTCTCCCTGCACCTCACCCGGGTCCCCGACCCCCGCGCGTACGGGCTGGTGCCCACCGACGAACAGGGCAGGGTCACCGCCTTCCTGGAGAAGCCGCAGACCCCCGAGGAGATCGTCACCGACCAGATCAACGCGGGCGCGTACGTCTTCAACCGCTCGGTCATCGACACCATCCCCGCCGACCGCCCCGTCTCCGTCGAACGCGAGACCTTCCCCGGTCTGCTGGCCGCGGGCGCGCATCTGCAGGGCATGGTCGACTCCACGTACTGGCTCGACCTCGGCACCCCCCAGGCCTTCGTCCGCGGCTCCGCGGACCTGGTGCTCGGCCGGGCCCCCTCCCCGGCCGTCCCCGGGCGCTGCGGCGACCGCCTCGTCCTGGACAGCGCCTCGGTCGCGGGCGACGCCAAGCTGACCGGCGGAACCGTCATCGGCCCACAGGCCCGGGTGGGCGCGGGCGCGCGCATCGACGGCAGCACGGTGCTGGAGGGCGCCGTCGTGGAGGAGGGCGCCCAGGTGTGCGACTCGCTGGTCGGCGCGGGGGCACGCATCGGCGCCCGTACGGTGCTGCAGGGCGCGGTGGTCGGCGACGGCGCGCTGGTCGGCCCGGACAACGAGCTGCGGGACGGCGTACGGGTGTGGTGCGGCGCGGACATCCCGGCGGGGGCGGTCCGCTTCTCGTCCGACCAGTGA